From a single Macrobrachium rosenbergii isolate ZJJX-2024 chromosome 59, ASM4041242v1, whole genome shotgun sequence genomic region:
- the LOC136837572 gene encoding uncharacterized protein has product MFLICLLSSSCSVSVVLPTGHSSPTGHSSPKGHSSQTGNSLPAGYSSPRGHSLSIGHSSPPGYSSPRGHSLPTGHVSPTGHSSPAGHFLPTGHSPPADHSSPTGHSSPTGHSSPTGYFSPSGHSSPTGHSSATVTPHQQATPHQKVIPHQQVIPYQQVTPHQEVTPYQLLIPHHLVIPHQEVIPHQPVISYQQVIPHQQVIHHQQVTPHQQVIPHQQVTSHHQVIPHQQVTLQQRSLLTNSHSSPTGHSPPTGQSSTRDHSSPAGHFSPSGHSSSTGHSSATVTPHQQATPH; this is encoded by the coding sequence ATGTTTCTCATTTGCCTTCTTTCCTCATCATGTTCTGTTTCAGTAGTCTTACCAACAGGTCATTCCTCTCCAACAGGCCACTCCTCACCAAAAGGTCATTCCTCACAAACAGGTAATTCCTTACCAGCAGGTTATTCCTCACCAAGAGGTCACTCTTTATCAATTGGTCATTCCTCACCACCTGGTTATTCCTCACCAAGAGGTCATTCCTTACCAACAGGTCACGTATCACCAACAGGTCATTCCTCACCAGCAGGTCATTTCTTACCAACAGGTCATTCCCCACCAGCAGATCATTCATCACCAACAGGTCACTCTTCGCCAACAGGTCATTCCTCACCAACAGGTTACTTCTCACCATCAGGTCATTCCTCACCAACAGGCCACTCTTCAGCAACGGTCACTCCTCACCAACAGGCCACTCCTCACCAAAAGGTCATTCCTCACCAACAGGTAATTCCTTACCAGCAGGTTACTCCTCACCAAGAGGTCACTCCTTATCAATTGCTCATTCCTCACCACCTGGTTATTCCTCACCAAGAGGTCATTCCTCACCAGCCGGTCATTTCTTACCAACAGGTCATTCCTCACCAGCAGGTCATTCATCACCAACAGGTCACTCCTCACCAACAGGTCATTCCTCACCAACAGGTCACTTCTCACCATCAGGTCATTCCTCACCAACAGGTCACTCTTCAGCAACGGTCACTCCTCACCAACAGTCATTCCTCACCAACAGGTCACTCCCCACCAACAGGTCAGTCCTCAACAAGAGATCATTCCTCACCAGCAGGTCACTTCTCACCATCAGGTCATTCCTCATCAACAGGTCACTCTTCAGCAACGGTCACTCCTCACCAACAGGCCACTCCTCACTAA